Part of the Lolium rigidum isolate FL_2022 unplaced genomic scaffold, APGP_CSIRO_Lrig_0.1 contig_19763_1, whole genome shotgun sequence genome is shown below.
ACAGTCTGGACCCTTTTCCAGCCCGCTGAGGTGAAGATACAATCCGGCCTTCTGAAATCCAGGCCATTTTCATAAGCCCAGCTCACTccagtcatcgtcgtcgtcgactcGCTGCTGGTAGATCTCCGACTCCAAACAACACCGCAACAGCTCCCTCCGTCAGATCCACCCAAAGCCTCGACGTCAACGCCATGGCGGATCTCGCCGTGATGCCGCGCCCGACcaccgcaccaccaccaccgccgccaaccGACCTCTTCGGGGAGCCCATCGAGGCGCACCCGCCGTGGTTCCACCCATCCGCCTTCCTCCACACGGCGTTCGACCCGGACGCCTACGTCGCGGAGCTCCGCGCCTACGTGCCCCTCGAGAGCCTCGCCGCCGAGCTGCGCGCCCACCTGGCCGCCCTCCGCGCCGAGCTCGTCGGCCTCATCAACCGCGACTACGCCGACTTCGTCGGCCTCAGCGCGCGCCTCAAGGGCGTCGACGCCGCGGCGGCCCGCATGCGCGCCCCGCTCGCCGACCTCAGGGACAAGGTCGCCGccttccgcgccgccgccgccgcggccctcGCCGCGCTCCGCGCCGGGCTCGACCAGCGCGCCGCGGCTTCCAACGCGCGCGAGCTGCTCGAGCTGCTGCTCGACACCTCGCACGTCGTCTCCAAGGTCCCATCCCCCTCCTCCTTAAACGCCAATGTAGCTAGTTAGTCAGTAACAGTTAGCACAGCCATTTCTCGACTAGAATTATATATATCCTCGCGTTCAGATGATCCACCTCATTCCTCTTGAAACGCCAATCCGACTGCAAAACAAGGCATATGCCATTTTAAGTTATCCCTGCATACAGATGACCCATCTCATTCCTGGCCAAAAGTTCATCACCTAGTATAAACGATCATATCATTCATACCTATCAAAATTTGCGACATACCATAATGCTAGTACAATTGATCACATGCCATTGCATACTCATCAAAATTTGCATCATATCACAATGCTGATATTTTTTTCCAGCCTTGTCAACCGTTGACCATGTAGAATTATCATGTCAAGGTTGCCACCGAAGCAAGTCTGATATGTTAGGCAGTGCTTTAGTCCATGTCGCGTTGTTTCCGCAATCTAAAGGTTCGTTTTGTTTATTCAGGTTGAGAAACTTATCAAGGAATTGCCAACAGCACCATCCGATTCATCAAATGCTGAGGTTGGTTCAGCTGATAAAAGCTACACCGGCAATGATACTAATGTGGAGTCAGGGACTGATGTCAGAGAAACACAAAGCATCCTCCTAGAAAGAATCGCCAGCGAGATGAACCGGCTCAAATTCTACATCAGCCATGCACAGGTTTGTGCCAACAGAGACCGCTGGTCCGCATGCACTACTCGTTTCGAATATATAAATAGTTTTCTATGTTGTATTTGCGCTATTGAACCGAACCATTAGAAAAATTGCAATGCAAAATGACTACAGCTAGTTCACTTGATATTTTGCTATTTCTGTGCCACCAAAGTACCAGCCTGATTCTGTAGTGGTAGCACTCATTTTATTTCTAACTGGATACGCCGTATACATTTTAGTGCAACATATATATGATTCTTATTCTGTTACATTATGGCAGTACAGAACCTTCCTTTTATTGAGAACATGGAGAAGAGGGTCCAAGGCGCTACAAAACTACTTGATGGTAGCTTGGAGCGTTGCTTTGTGGTCGGTCTAGAACACCGGGATGCAAAAGTAATATACAACTGCTTGCGCGCTTATGCTGCGATTGACAACACATCTTCAGCTGAAGAGCTTTTCCGCACAACAGTGGTGTCTCCACTGATTCAGAAAATTGTCCCTCAAAACTATGCAAAAGCTGTTTCTGGGGTATCTACTGATGACCTGGAGGATGACTATCTGCGGATAATGCAATGTGTAGAAAAGGATTGCAAATTTATTTTGGAAATATCTTCATCAGGTAATTATAAGTTCTATTAAATTATTTATTGTTACTTAGCATTTGAAACCTAAAGACTGCATATGGGCTTTAGATTGATGTTGATCGTATTAACTCCTCTTTCATTTGCAGCAAACTCTGGACTCCATATTTTTGATTTTCTGGCCAATTCAATACTCAAAGAAGTCCATTCTGCAATCATGAAGGGAAAACCTGGGGCCTGTTCTCCTGGAAAACCTAAAGAGTTCCTTAAAAACTACAAAGCGAGCTTAAGGTTTCTTGATTTTCTTGAAGGtattcttaattatgtcataaaGTGGTTTGTTTTCTgacatttgttttttttttaagtcTACTACAATACTTTCTTGCAAAGCATGCGTGTTTATATGTATGTGTCTGATACTACGAGCGTAACAACCATCACATTGGGATAATGAGATTACGTTGGGTCGTTCCTCAGCTTAGGATGTGATGTCTGTAGCACCTTGATATATAACCAGGTGCGGCATTCAGCTGCCGATGTTGTGGCGTTGAAGTTCAGTGCGCTGTATCCTTATTCCATGTCATGTTACAGAGAGTTGCCGAGCTCAACATATATGTATTTGTAAATTCTAAGGGTTGATGCTTTCGATTTTTCGAAGTCATGGTTGACATATTTTTTTTTCTGTAGGCTACTGCCCTTCCAAGTCTGCTGTAACAAAGTTCCGCTCTGAGCCTGCTTACACAGAATTCATGCGACTGTGGCACGTTAATGTCTACTTTTCTCTGAGGTAAGCATACATGTCTCTGTGAATTTTAGTCACACTTCAGAACTAGGTTTCTAACTTCGTTATTGCTCATTCACCTACACAAGATTCCAGGAAATTGCTGGTGGTCTTGATTCTGCTCTTACAGCCACAATTAGCCCTGTTGGAATGAATGAGAATCAAATGAAGCAGAAGACATTGTTGTTGAAGCAAAGTATTAAGCTCTTAGAAAGTTTGCACTCCTGCTGGAGTGACGAGGTTCTTGTTTTCTCTCACTCGGATAAATTCCTACGTTTGTCGCTGCAGCTTATTTCAAGGTATAAACTATCACAAAGGATATTTATTTTCCTTACTTTCATGAGTTAACATCTGGAGGCTGACCTTTTGTTTTCCTCCATGTCCCTGTACAATAAGGTATACAACATGGCTTTCTTCTGGCCTGGCTGCACGTAAAGCTTCTGATGGGAGCTCAAGTTCTCCTGCAGATTCTGAGTGGGCACTCTCTGTACCTGTCGAGGATTTTATATTTGTATGTCGCACCTATAGAACTCTTTGATCCCTTACCATGTCCTTTCAGTGATCAAGACTTAGTACTTTTCAGCTCTTCTGCGAATATGATTCTTCTGAAGTTGTGGATTTATTAAATAAGTTGACAATAAAGTTGTTGGTTGACTCCATGCTAAAGATTAATGTTCAGCAGTCAGTGCGCTGAGTAGTTGACCACTCTTACTTTAGCTTAACCAGCATCATATGTTTGTGGGGTTAGTTCAGGAAATAATCTGCAGTTGGTTGCACATCATGTTGACAAGTTTGAGGCAATAAGAGTGGCTATAATGTATTTTTGCATGTGAACAGGAAATAACTGTTCCATTTTAAGATAGCACTCTATCCGTGCAGCTtctctgctgttctgccccctacTCCCACAGTCCTTGTTACATTCTGAATATGCTTTCAAACAATGTTTAGCAGAGTACGTAGCAGTTTATATATTTGACATAATTTTTCTTTTGATTAAAATATTGAATTCATTTGTGCACAGGTAATGCATGATGTAAATGGTGTAATTGGCGAGCTTTCGGAATCAGGCAACTTTGTGGAACATGTAAATCAATTGCTAGCATCATGCCCCATTGAAGTACTTACCCTTGTGAAACAAAGTATATTGCAAGCTGTTGAACCTTTAAAGGAGTTATTGCCTGGCATAATGGATGTCATGATTGGGGTCATAGTTAAAAGGTCTAATGAGGTGAGTGAACCAAT
Proteins encoded:
- the LOC124680533 gene encoding conserved oligomeric Golgi complex subunit 2-like, with the translated sequence MADLAVMPRPTTAPPPPPPTDLFGEPIEAHPPWFHPSAFLHTAFDPDAYVAELRAYVPLESLAAELRAHLAALRAELVGLINRDYADFVGLSARLKGVDAAAARMRAPLADLRDKVAAFRAAAAAALAALRAGLDQRAAASNARELLELLLDTSHVVSKVEKLIKELPTAPSDSSNAEVGSADKSYTGNDTNVESGTDVRETQSILLERIASEMNRLKFYISHAQNLPFIENMEKRVQGATKLLDGSLERCFVVGLEHRDAKVIYNCLRAYAAIDNTSSAEELFRTTVVSPLIQKIVPQNYAKAVSGVSTDDLEDDYLRIMQCVEKDCKFILEISSSANSGLHIFDFLANSILKEVHSAIMKGKPGACSPGKPKEFLKNYKASLRFLDFLEGYCPSKSAVTKFRSEPAYTEFMRLWHVNVYFSLRFQEIAGGLDSALTATISPVGMNENQMKQKTLLLKQSIKLLESLHSCWSDEVLVFSHSDKFLRLSLQLISRYTTWLSSGLAARKASDGSSSSPADSEWALSVPVEDFIFVMHDVNGVIGELSESGNFVEHVNQLLASCPIEVLTLVKQSILQAVEPLKELLPGIMDVMIGVIVKRSNEDLKHLKGITATYRMTNKLPVRHSPYVSGILHPLKVFLEGERVHYLSEDDKTKLRCGSTDKITAIYYDMVSEVVNVARKTESSLQRLRQGAQRRVGASTDSSDNIISDTDKICMQLFLDIQEYARNLRSLGIDARGIESYKALWQCVAPKDKQDTIQF